The following are encoded in a window of Armatimonadota bacterium genomic DNA:
- a CDS encoding DUF433 domain-containing protein, with product MNDAQLLERIVINPKVMLGKPVIKGTRLTVEYIIDRLAHDASKDDLIEEYEGLVPDDISACLLFARKSLSETDYLPLLAEAS from the coding sequence ATGAATGATGCGCAGTTGCTTGAGCGAATAGTAATTAATCCTAAGGTGATGCTGGGTAAGCCAGTTATTAAAGGAACCCGCTTGACGGTCGAGTACATTATCGACCGCCTTGCGCATGACGCATCAAAAGATGATCTGATCGAGGAATATGAAGGACTCGTCCCGGATGATATAAGCGCTTGCCTGCTGTTTGCACGTAAGTCTCTGTCCGAAACGGACTACCTGCCGCTGTTGGCAGAGGCATCATAA
- a CDS encoding DUF5615 family PIN-like protein gives MDDDVVLEKAHVEERILVTNDKDFGEKIYRDGKLHSGIILLRLRDQKASAKVAAVMGLLTYHSKRIENAFVIVTEKEVRFAKLHNANQ, from the coding sequence ATAGATGACGACGTAGTGCTCGAAAAGGCACATGTCGAAGAAAGAATACTTGTTACCAACGACAAGGACTTTGGTGAAAAAATCTACAGGGATGGCAAGCTCCATAGCGGCATAATTTTGCTTAGGTTGCGCGATCAGAAAGCATCTGCAAAAGTTGCGGCTGTAATGGGACTTCTTACTTACCATTCAAAAAGGATTGAAAATGCATTTGTGATAGTCACTGAAAAAGAAGTGCGTTTCGCAAAACTGCATAATGCTAATCAGTAA